CATATGCCAGAATAACAACTGCAAGCTCCCTTCCAATGATATTGGAAAGATCAAAGAACAGATAGAAGCACTGTCTCATATATAAGGAGCGAAGGAGCAACACACATGACAACAGGAATGTTCTACAATCCGGAAATTGAAACCATGGAACGGTCTGAACTTGACTCACTTATCGATGAAAGGATCAGATATACTGTAAATTACGCTGCTGAGAACTCATTATTTTATAAGAAATGGTTCAGGGAACATAAAATTGAACCTTCTGACATCAGGTCTCATGAAGACCTGCTGGAACTTCCCATAATCTCCGGAAAGACCATTCGTGAGAATCAGCCACCTGTGACCGAGGAGTTTGGTTTCAGAACTGTTGGCTGGAAAGATGTATTCACAATTCATGAAACAAGCGGCACCAGTGGCACTCCTAAATCGTTCTTTTTAACATGGGATGACTGGGAAAGATATGCGGAAAAATATGCAAGATGCTTTGTATCTCAGGGATTCAGGGAACATGACCGTGTTGTTGTTTGCGCTTCGTATGGCATGAATGTCGGCGCAAACACCATGACACTTGCAGCCAGGAACCTTGGAATGACAATGATCCCTGAAGGTAAATGCACATTCCCTGTCAGGGTCATGGAATCATACAAACCGACCTCCATTGTTGCCAGTACATTCAAACTTTTACACCTTGCCAAAAGAATGAGGGAAAACGGACTGAAGCCTGATGAATCCAGCATTGAAAGACTTATCATCGGCGGAGAAAGCTTTGCAGAAGAAACCAGAAAATATGTTGCTGAAATCTGGAACTGTGATGTCTACAACAACTATGGAAGCACAGAGGGAACCATGTGCGGAGAATGCAGCGACATCAGTGGCCTCCATGTGCCTGAAGATCTTGTTCACCTGGATGTTTACGACCCGGGCATGGACAAATTCGTAAAGGATGGCGAATGCGGCAGACTTGTTCTTACCACACTGCTGCCCGTGGGAGCAAAGAGCGGGAACGTACTTCTCAATTATGATACAGAGGATACAACTGTTGTTCTTGGCCGGGGAGAATGTGCCTGTGGAAGAACACATATGAAAATAATGACCCCAGAGAGAGAAGCTGAAACTTTCTGGACAGCAGGAACACCTTTTAACCGTGTTGATATCGAAAAAGGAGTATTCCAGAGAGAAAACATGGAATATCTCACAGGAGAGTTCGAAGCATTCCTTTATGGAGGAGAGGATGAAGGTGAGACAACCCTCAGGGTCAGCGT
The sequence above is a segment of the uncultured Methanolobus sp. genome. Coding sequences within it:
- the ftsA gene encoding coenzyme F390 synthetase → MTTGMFYNPEIETMERSELDSLIDERIRYTVNYAAENSLFYKKWFREHKIEPSDIRSHEDLLELPIISGKTIRENQPPVTEEFGFRTVGWKDVFTIHETSGTSGTPKSFFLTWDDWERYAEKYARCFVSQGFREHDRVVVCASYGMNVGANTMTLAARNLGMTMIPEGKCTFPVRVMESYKPTSIVASTFKLLHLAKRMRENGLKPDESSIERLIIGGESFAEETRKYVAEIWNCDVYNNYGSTEGTMCGECSDISGLHVPEDLVHLDVYDPGMDKFVKDGECGRLVLTTLLPVGAKSGNVLLNYDTEDTTVVLGRGECACGRTHMKIMTPEREAETFWTAGTPFNRVDIEKGVFQRENMEYLTGEFEAFLYGGEDEGETTLRVSVECNDPERCNKELIKENFLKSFFAYKKNLENAYIDGSLNILFNYAKPGELEFYHIKGRPKRIVDRR